The following is a genomic window from Candidatus Palauibacter scopulicola.
GCCTTCACGATCGCCAACGGGCTCGAATACGTGCGCCGCGCCATCGAGCGAGGGCTGGAAATCGACGACTTCGCTCCGGGGCTCAGCTTTTTCTTCTCGGCCGACCGGTTGTTCTTCGAGGAGGTGGCCAAGTTCCGCGCGGCCCGCCGTATGTGGGCCCGGCTCATGCGGGACCGGTTCGGAGCCTCGGAGGCGAGTTGCCGGCTGAAGTTCCACACCCAGACGTCCGGGGCCGCGCTGACGGCCCAGCAGCCGTTGAACAACGTGGTGCGCGTCGCGGTCCAGGCGCTCTCCGCCGTCCTCGGGGGCACGCAGTCGCTGCACACGAACAGCTACGATGAAGCCTTGTCGCTCCCCGACGCGGATGCCGCGCGGCTCGCGCTCCGCACGCAGCAGGTTCTGGCGGCCGAGACGGGTGTGGGGGACACCGTCGACCCCCTGGGGGGCTCCTGGTTCGTGGAGTCGCTCACGGACGACCTCGAGGCGCGCGCGGCGGAGTACCTCGCGCGCCTTGAGGAACTGGGCGGTCCGGTGCAGGCGATCGAGTACATGCGGGAGGAGATCCACCTCGCCGCCCGCCGGCACCAGGAGGCCGTCGAGAGCGGTGAACTCGAGGTTGTCGGCGTGAACGTGCACGCGGATGCCGAACCGGTCGAGATGCCGAAGGCGCCGGACTTCGCCCGCCTGGCGGAGGAGCAGCGCCGACGGCTCTCGCGGCTCAGGGCGGAGAGGGACGGCGCGAACGTGGAAGCTTCGCTGGGGGAGATCCGGCGAGCGGCGGCCGGAGATGCTAACCTCCTGCCCGTACTGATCGACGCCGTCCGGCGCCGCGTGACTCTGGGTGAGATCAGCCACGCGTTGCGCGACGTGTGGGGGGAATACCGTCCCGGCTAGCAGTCCGCGGCAAGACCCTGCGGGCATGCCGGGCGTTCCACGATGGACCCGGGGGCACGAGTGCCAACGTACGAGTACAGATGTCGCGGTTGCCGACACGATTTCGAGCGCTTCCAGCGCATGTCGGACGCGGCGATCCGCGTCTGCCCGTCGTGCGGGGAAGAGCAGGTGGAGCGCCTCATCTCGACCGGAGGCGGGATCGTCTTCAAGGGGTCCGGCTTCTACGCCACCGACTATCGGCAGCCGGCAGCCGATGGCGGCACGTCCGACGCGGCGAAGGCGTCGGACGGAGACTCGTCCCCGTCGCGGGACGGCCCCTCGGCCGCGTCCGAACCCACTCCATCCGGGTCATCGAAGGGCGGCTCCGGCTCTTGACGGGTGATGCCGGGCCGGCCCGGCTCGCCGAGGCGCTCGAATCCGCCCTTTCCGCCGCCGGGGCTCCGGAGGGCTTCTCTCCGGCGCTGGAGCGGCCGCGGGATCCGACGCACGGAGACTGGGCGTCCAACGCGGCGCTCGTGCTCGCGAAGAGCCTGGGCCAGCCTCCCCGGGCGCTTGCGGCGCGCGTCTGCGAACTGATCGACTCCGAGGCCGCCGGCATCGCGGCCGTGGAAGTCGCGGGCCCTGGATTCCTGAACTTCCGGCTCTCCGATCGATCCATCTGGCGTAGACTGGCGGGGGTCATCGAGGCTGGCCGCGATTGGGGGCGGACGCGGGCCTCGCCCGTGCTCCGCGTCAACGTGGAGTTCGTCTCCGCCAATCCGACGGGGCCGCTGCATGTGGCCCACGGTCGTGGCGCGGCGCTCGGCGACGCGGTCGCGTCGCTGCTGGAGTGGGCCGGACACGAGGTGACGCGCGAGTTCTACGTGAACGACGCCGGACGGCAGATCGAACTGCTCGGCGAATCCGTCGAGGCACGCTACGAGGAAACGGCGGGCCGGCCCGCGGCCATCCCCGAAGGCGGATACCACGGCGAGTACGTCCGCGACGTGGCGCTGGCGGTTCGGGACGCCGCCGGCCCCGGGGTTCTCGCCTCCCTCTCCCCGGACGAGCGCCGCGCGCACTTCAGGCGCGAGGCCGTGCGCCTGCTCCGCGATGAGCAGGCGGAGGACCTGTCGCGGTTCGGCGTCCACATGGACCTGTACTATTCCGAACGGTCGCTCTACGAGTCCGGAGCCATCGACCGCCTCCTCGATGCGCTGGAGGCCGGCGGCCTGATCTACCGCTCGCAGGGGGCGACCTGGCTTCGGACTTCGAGCCTCGGCGACGAGAAGGACCGGGTCCTCATCAAGAGCGACGGCTCCTTCACCTACTTCCTGCCGGACCTCGCCTATCACCTCGACAAGGCGAGGCGCGGCTTCGAACTCGCGATCGATGTCTGGGGTGCGGATCACCAGGGCCACGAGAAGCGGATGCTGGCGGCCCTGCGCGGGCTGTCGTACCCGGAGCTGCTCGAGGTCCTCATCATCCAGCTTGTCACGGTTCTGCGCGACGGCAGGGAGGTCCGGATGAGCAAGCGCGCGGGGCGCTTCGTGACGCTGGGCGAACTCGTCGACGAAACGGGCCCGGACGTGGCGCGATACTTTTTTCTCATGCGCCGGGCCGAGGTCCATCTCAACTTCGACCTCGATCTGGCTCTGGATACGTCGGACGCGAATCCGGTCTACAAGGTCCAGTATGCGCATGCGCGCATGTGCAGCGTGTTCCGCAGGGCCGGAATTGTTGCCGACGAGGTTCCGGCCGCGCTCGACGTCCCGGAGACCTTCGGTACCCCGGCCGAGCGCGAGGTCGCCCTGTCCGTCATGCGGCTTCCGGAGGTCATCGCGACGGCCGCGGCGGGCCGGGCTCCGCACCTGGTCTGCACCTACCTGGAGGAGACGGCGGGGCTCGTGAACGCCTGGTATCACCAGGGGAACCTGAACCCGGCGCAGCGAATCCTGGCGGATGTGCCGGAGCGGGCCGCGAGAATCCGGCTCGCGCGCGCGGTCCAGCTCACCCTGGGCAACGGGCTGCGGGCGCTCGGCCTCTCGGCTCCCGAGACCATGACCCGGGAGGACACGTGACGTACCGTGACCCCGAGGATGGCGGGGCCCCGGCGGCGCCGATCCTCGTCGTGGGCAGCGTCGCCCTCGATGAAATTTCGACCCCCGCCGGACACCGGGAGGGCGTGGTCGGCGGAACGGCGGTAAACTTCAGCGCCGCGGCCTCCCTGTTCGCGCCGGTTCAGCTCGTAGGGGTCATCGGGGACGATTATCCGACGGATGAGCTCGATTTCCTCCTCCGCCGGGGCGCGGATTTGTCGGGGCTCGAGCGGCGGCCCGGCCGCAGCTTCCGGTGGGGCGGCTTCTATCGCCGGGACATGAACACGAGGGAAACGACGTTCACCGAACTGGGCGTGTTCGCGGACTTCCATCCGACGATCCCCGAGGCGTTCCGAGGCGCGCCCTGGGCCTTTCTGGGCGCCATCGACCCCACCCTTCAGCTTGAGGTACTGGATCAGATCGAGTCGCCGGTGCTCGCGGCGTGTGACACGATGAACTACTGGATCGAGGGGACGCCGGAGCGTCTCGCCGAAGTCATCGAGAAGATCGACCTCATCACGCTGAACGACGAGGAGGCGAAACAGCTATCGGGCGAACACAACCTGGCCCGGGCCGCGCGCTGGATCCGGAACCGCGGCCCGCGGCACGTCGTGATCAAGAAGGGCGAGCACGGAGCCGTGCTGCTCACCGGCGACGGGTTCTTCCTCACGCCCGGCTTTCCGCTCGAAGACGTGGTCGACCCGACCGGTGCCGGCGATGCGTTCGCGGGCGGCCTGCTCGGATACCTGGCGCGCTGCGGTTCGATCACGGGACCGGCGTTGAGGCGGGCCGTGGTGTACGGCTGCGCGCTCGGGTCCTTCGCGTGCGAAGCCTTCGGCGCCGGCCGCATGGTGACGCTCACCATGGCCGAAGTGGAGGATCGGGTGCGAAGCTTTGGCGCGCTCACGAGATTCGATGTTCCAGCAGGGGCGTGACTGAGACATGAACGACGGATTGACGTACCGGGACGCCGGCGTGGACCTCGAGGCGGCCCGCGCGACCAAAGCCCGGATCTCCCGGCTCGTCCAGGGAACCCGGACGGATGCCGTGAGTTCGGACTTCGGTTCGTTCGGAGGACGGTTCCGGGCGACCCCGGGGCGGGAACTCGTGGCGAGCGCCGATGGCGTCGGGACGAAGCTGAAGATCGCCTTCATGGCGGACCGGCACGACACGGTGGGCGCCGATCTCGTGAATCACTGCGTGAACGACATCCTCGTCGAAGGGGCCCGGCCGCTCGTCTTCATGGACTACGTCGCCTGCGGTGTACTGGATCCGGATACCGTGACGAGCGTCGTGTCGGGACTCGCCGCTGCCTGTCGCGCGAACGGTTGCGCGCTGCTCGGGGGAGAGACCGCGGAGATGCCGGACTTCTACGCGCCTGGCGAATACGACCTCGCGGGGTTTGTGGTGGGCGAGATCGTCTACCCGGAGCTGTCACGCCGCGATCTCGAGCCTGGGGACCGTCTCATCGGGCTCGCGTCGAGCGGCATCCACACGAACGGCTACAGCTTCGTGCGCGCCCTCTTCCTCGACCGCCTCGGACTCGGGGCGCACGACCCCTTCCCGGGGGCCGAACGCTCCGTGTCGGACGTCCTCCTGCGTCCCCACCGGAGCTACCTGCCGATCCTCGAGCGCAGCCTCGAAGCGGGGCGCGTGCGGGCGCTTGCCCACATCACGGGCGGCGGAATCCCCGGGAATGTGGACCGGGTCATCGGACAGCATCTTGATGCGGTGGTGCGCACGGACCGTTGGCCGCGCCCGCACGAGTTCGACGTCATCGCGCGGGAGAGCGGGGCGGACGAGGCGGAACTCTTCTCCACCTTCAACATGGGGGTGGGGATGGTCGCGGTCGTGCGCGGGCGGGAGGCCGGACGGGTCCTCGAGGAGATCCGCGGCGCCGGGTGCGAGGCGTTCCTGTGCGGTGAGCTCGTTGCCGGCAGCGGCCGGGTGCACCTGGAGCACTCGTGACGGCGCGGGGATTCGACCCCATCTCCGGGGCCCCGCCGAGCCGCACCGAGGACCTGCGCCACATGCGCGAGGCGCTGGCCGTGGCGCCGCGCGGACAGGGCCGCGTGTCGCCCAATCCGCTCGTGGGCGCCGTCGTTGCCCGGGGCAACCAGGTTTTCGGCACGGGATGGCACGCGGAGTACGGCGGCGATCATGCGGAAGTGGTGGCGCTGCGCGAGGCCGGGTCGCGCGCGGCAGGCGCGACGCTGTACGTCACGCTCGAGCCGTGCCGCCACGAGGGGCAGACGCCGCCGTGCACGACCGCCATCATCCGCTCCGGCGTGCGCCGCGTCGTGATCGCCTGCCGGGACCCCAATCCCGAGGCGCGCCACGGGGCGGAAGAGCTGCGGCAGGCCGGCCTGGATGTCGAGATCGGGATCGAGGAGAACGCCGCGAAGCGGCTGAACGCGGCCTTCCTCTGGTTTCACCAGCGATGGGTGCCCTTCGCTTCGCTCAAGCTGGCGCTCTCCCTTGACGCGAAGCTCGGGGAGGAGAGCGTCCGCACGCCGGTGACCGGCATCCGGGCGCTGGACGAGGTCCACCGTCTCCGCTCCTGTCACGATGCGATCCTGATCGGCTCGAACACGATCGAGATCGACGATCCCCTGCTGACGGCCCGCGGAGAGGTCGTGCCGCGGGTGCCGCCGATACGGGCGGTCCTGGATACTACGCTCCGGCTCCGAACCTCGAGTCAGCTCGTGCGCACGGCCTCGCAGGCGCCGGTATGGGCCTTCGCCGACCCCGAGACGGACGGATTCGACGAGCGCGCAGGTCCGCTCCGCGATGCGGGCGTGGAGGTGATCGGAGTCCCGCGGAGCGGGGACCACAGGCTGGACCTGAGCGCGGTCTGGAACGAAATGGCGATCCGCGGCGTACTTTCGGTGCTCGTCGAGGGAGGGGGGCAGGTCGCCGCATCGTTGCTGCGCGACGGGCACATCCAGAGGATCCATGCCTTCATCGCCCCCATGTTCTACGGGCGGGACGGCGTACCGGCGTTTCCCGGTCTCGATCCGTCGACGCCCGGCGACTGGCTGCCCGTGCAGCGGGAGTCACTGGGACAGGACACGCATATCGTGTTCGAGCACCGCCAGCTCCAGGAAACCCTGGACAACCTCTGAGGGGCCCGACTCGTGTTCACCGGAATCATACGGGCGGTCGGCGAGGTCGCGGGCCGTGAGCGCCGGAAGACCGGACTCCGGCTGACGATCGCCCGCGTCCCCTTTATCGAACGGCTCCGGGACGGGGATTCGGTGTCGCTCGCGGGCGTGTGTACGACGGTCGTCGCTCTCGGAGAGGCGTCGTTCGATGTCGACGTCGTCGAGGCGACGCTGGAGCGGACGACGGTCGGGAGCTGGCGGGTCGGCGATCTCGTGAACCTCGAACCTGCGCTGTGCGCCGGGGACCCGCTCGGCGGGCACATGGTGCAGGGACACATCGATGGGGTGGGGACCGTGGCCGCGGCCAGGTGGGAAGCCGGGTCGGGTCGGCTCGAGATCGAACTCCCGGGCGGCCTCGAGAGGGTGACCGTGCCGCAGGGCTCCTTCGCGGTCGATGGCGTGAGTCTCACGGTCAACCGCCTGAGCGGGACCATCGCGCGTTTCGCCATCATCCCATATACATGGACCCACACGACCCTCGGGCGCCTCGTATCCGGCGCGAGCGTCAACCTCGAGGCGGACCTGATCGGCAAACACGTGGCGCGTGCCCTCCGACCGCACGCGGCCCCGGCGGACTCCTGAGACTTCGGCTGGCGGACATGCCCGCAGACACGGTGGAAGCGGCGATCGCGCGGATCCGCAGCGGCGGACTCGTGATCATCGCGGACGATGAGGATCGCGAGAACGAGGGGGACCTCGTCTGCGCGGCCGCGCTCGCGACGCCCGAGACGATCAACTTCATGGCCAGGCACGCGCGGGGCCTCATATGTCTCGCGATGCCCGACGAAATGGCCGATCGCCTCGATCTCCCGCTCATGACGGACGACCGGCTGGCGGACCCGAACAAGACGGCGTTCACCGTGTCGATCGATGCCCGCCAGGATTTCGGCGTGTCGACCGGGATCTCCGCGCAGGATCGTGCCCGGACGATCCGCGTCGCCGTGGATCCCCAGACCCGGCCCACGGACCTCATGCGCCCGGGCCACATCTTCCCGCTCCGCTCCCGGCCCGGCGGTGTGCTCCAGCGCGTGGGCCAGACGGAGGCTTCGGTCGATCTCGCCCGGCTCGCCGGGCTCACCCCGGCGGGTGTGATCTGCGAGATTCTGAACGAGGATGGGACGATGGCGCGCCGCCCGGATCTCGAGAAGTTCGCGGCGGAGTACGACCTCCCCTTCATCACGGTCGCCGCCCTCGTCTCCTACCGGTTGCGCACGGAGAGTCTCGTACGGCGCGTCGCCGAGGCGGATCTTCCCACGCCCTGGGGAGATTTCCGCATCGTCGGGTACGCGAACGAGGTGGATGGGCGCGAACACGTCGCGCTCGTGCGCGGCGACGTGGCGGGTGCGGAGGATGTCCCTGTGCGCGTTCACTCGCGTTGCCTGACGGGCGATGTGTTCCACTCCCACCGCTGCGATTGCGGCAGCCAGCTCGAGGCGGCGATGCGGATGGTCGTGGAGGCTGGTGCCGGGGTCATCGTCTATCTCGACCAGGAAGGGCGGGGGATCGGACTCCTGAACAAGCTCCGAGCCTACGAGCTGCAGGACGAGGGCCACGACACGGTCGAAGCGAACGAGGCGCTCGGTTTCCCGCCCGACCTGCGGAACTACGGAATCGGGGCCCAGATCCTCGTGGATCTCGGGTTGCGCTCGATCCGGGTCCTCACGAACAACCCGAAGAAACTCGCGGGGCTGGAGGGGTTCGGTCTCGTGATCCGCGACCGCCTGCCGCTCGAGTTCGGCGGGGTCGATGACCGGCTGGTCCGCTATCTCCGCACGAAGCGCGAGAAGCTGGGACACCTGACCGAATCCGCGTGAGAAGCGGGTCGGACACCCCTCGCGGCGACGGCCCCGACAGGTTCACCCGCGGGCGCCTGAAGGAGTACGAGGGCGCGGCTTCCGGAACCGGCCGGAGGGTCTGCATTCTCGTCAGCCGGTTCAACTCCCGGGTCACCGAACGTCTGCTGGAAGGCGCCGCGCGGGCGACCCTCGAATGCGGTGTCGCCGAGAAGGACGTCGATATCGTGTACGTCCCGGGCGCCTGGGAGCTGCCGCTCGCCGCGCAACGGGCCGTGACGCGCGGATACGCCGCCATCGTCGCCCTGGGCTGTGTGATTCGCGGGGAAACCGCGCACTTCGACCACGTAAGCCGGGCGGCCACGGACGGCCTCGCGAAGGTACAGCTCGACTCTGGCGTGCCGATCGGTCTCGGCGTCCTCACGCCGGACACGCTGGAGCAAGCGCTCGCGCGGGCCGGCGGCGAACTCGGAAACGCCGGCTCGGAGGCGGCGCGCGCGGCGCTACGCATGGCCGACCTCCACGAACGGCTGGGCGCGTGACGCCGGCCTCCCGGACGCACGTCCATTCGCGCGCGCGGAGCTGGGCGTTGAACCTCCTCTATGCGTGGGAGGTGGGCGGAAAGGGCACGCCGCTCGAACACGCGGCGCAGAGCCTCGTCCACCGCCGCATGTCCGACCGCTACCGCCCGCACGTCCGGCGCCTGCTCGAGACCGCGAGCCGCCACCTCGACGAGATCGACGCCACGATCGCCCATCACGCGTCGAACTGGCGGATCGAGCGCCTGCACGCCATCGACCGGAACATCCTGCGGATCGGGATCGCGGAGCTTCTGTGGTTCGAAGACGTACCGCCGAAGGTCGCGATTCACGAAGCTCTGAAGCTGGCCCGCCGGTATGGGAGTCCCGGCAGTCCGCGGTTTCTCAACGGCGTGCTCGACGCGGTGCTGAAGGCGCGGGAGGCCGGGTCCTGAGCGAACCCGTGGCGCGGCCGCTCCGGATCCTCCTCCTCAACTGGCAGGACCGGGAGAACCCCGAGGCCGGCGGCGCCGAGGTGCACCTCCACGAGATCTTCGGCCGGCTCGCGGCCCGGGGGCACCTCGTGCGGGCCGTCGTGAGCGGCTGGCCCGGCGCGGCCCCGTCCGCGACACTCGATTGCATCGACTTTCGGCGCGTCGGAAACCGGCACAGCTACGCATGGCGGGGGCGGCGGGCCGCGCGGGAGGTCGTGCACGACTTCGCCCCGGATATTCTCGTCGAGGACATCAACAAGATCCCGCTGTACTCCCCTCGGTGGGCCGGCGTCCCCGTCGTCGCCCTCGTTCCGCACCTGTTCGGGGCCACGGCTTACGCGGAGGCGTCGATCCCCGTCGCGACGGCGGTCTGGGCCGCGGAACGGGCGATCCCCCGCGTCTATCGCAACTGCCCCTTTCAGGCGATCTCGGAGAGCACCGCGCTCGATCTCACGAAGCGGGGCCTGCTCGCCCGCGACATCACGGTCATCCCGCCCGGCATCGATCACGACACCTATTGTCCGGACCCCGCGACGGAACGTGCGGAGGCGCCGACGCTGCTCTATGTGGGCCGCCTCAAGCGCTACAAGGGTCTCGATCTCCTGCTCGAAGCGCTGTCGCGGCTGAGCGGCCGGCTGCCCGACGCAAGGCTCGTCATCGCGGGGCGCGGTAGCGACGAACGCCGTCTCCGAAGGCTCGTGCGGGGCGCCGAGCTCTCGCACCGGGTACGCTTTCTGGGGTACATCTCCGAGGAGGAGAAGGTCGCCTGGCTGCGTCGGGCCTGGGCCGTGGTCTATCCCTCTCCGAAGGAAGGGTGGGGAATGACGAACGTGGAGGCCGCCGCGTGCGGCACGCCGGTGATCGCGAGCGACTCCCCGGGGCTGCGGGAGTCGGTGGCGGCGGGGGAGTCGGGAGTTCTCGCCCCGCATGGCAACGTCGCGGCGTGGGTGGCCGCGATCGACGAACTTCTCGGGCAGCCGTCGGTGCGCAAACAGCTCGGACGGGGCGGGATCGCCCACGCGGCTCGGTTCTCGTGGTCGCGTGCAGCGGATGAGACGGAAGCGCACCTTTACCAGTCACTCGAACCCCGATGAGGACCGATGCGAACCATCGTCACCGCGCGTAACGCCGATGTCTCGGACATCCGCGAGATCATCGAGACGCGCTTCACGAACCTGACCCGTTTCGAGCCGCGCGCGTCGAAGGCCGAGATCGTATTCACCGGAGAGAAGACGCAGGTGCGCGCGGCGGCCGTGGTCAGCGTCGACCGCGCCCGTCCCGTGCACGGGGAGGCGGCGGGCCCCGACCCGCGCACGGCGCTCGACCGGCTCGCGGACAAGCTGGGCAACCAGCTCCGCCGCAACCACGACCGGTACAACGAGCACTCGGCGCCGCCGATGGATGAGCTGTTCGGGAATCCCTTTGAAGCGGGCGGAGAAGCCGAGTGACCCTCACGGTCGCGTCGCTGCTTCGACGCAAGCGGGAAGCGTTTTCCCTCACGGTGGTGGCCGGCGAGTCCGGCCTCGAGCGCCGGATCGATGTCCCGGAGGTCTCGTCGCCGGGACTCGCGCTGGCGGGCTACCGCGAGCGCTTCGTGTCTCAGCGGGTCCTCATCTTCGGCGAAACGGAGATCGCCTATCTCCAGAGCCTCCGCGCCTCGCAACGCGCCGCCGCTCTCACGTTCGTGTTCGAGTCCGGCGTGCCCTGCGCGATCATTACGAAGAGCCAGGCGCCGCCTGAAGAACTCGTCTCCGCGGCGGAGGCGGCCGGCGTGGCGGTGCTGGAAACGCCTCTGAAGACGGGCGATTTCTACCGGAGACTGCAGCCCTATCTCGAGGAAGAGTTCGCGCCCCGGACTTCGCTCCACGGCTCCCTCGCCGATGTGTACGGGATCGGCCTCCTCTTCATCGGGCCGTCCGGCATCGGCAAGAGCGAATGCGTGCTCGATCTCGTGGAGCGGGGCCACCGCCTCGTCGCGGACGATCTCATCCTCGTGCACCGCCGCCAGAGCGACATTCTCCTCGGACGCGCGCACGAACACCAGCGCCATCACATGGAGATCCGGGGCGTCGGCATCATCGATGTGCGGGCCATGTTCGGGATCCGGGCCGTGCGCCAGCAGAAGCGGATCGAAGTCGTCGTCGAACTCGAGGTCTGGGGAGAGCGCGACGACTATGACCGAACCGGTCTCGAAGCGGAGGAGTGCGAGATCCTGGGCGTCAAGCTGCCGAAGGTCCGCATCCCGCTGAACCCGGGCAAGAACATCACGGTGATCGCCGAAGTCGTGGCCATGAACCATCTGCTGCGCTATTCCGGGGAGGACCCCGCGGCGGCCTTCGAGCGCGATCTCATCGAGCGCATGCGGCCGGTGCGCGACTACCTCGAGTCCGATGACGAATAGCCGGGTTCGCGGCGTCGTCGTGGCGCACGTGGAACTGGCTCATGCCCTCGTGTCCGCCGTCGAGGCCATCAGCGGCGTCAGCGGCGCGCTGCATGCCGTGAGCAACGAAGGCCTGGGGCCGGACGAACTCGCCGAAATCATCGGAGAGGCGGCGAAGGGCGCGGAGGCCATCCTTTTCGTGGACCTCGCGGGCGGCAGCTGCGGTCTGGCCAGCCTCCGGCATGTGCGGGAGAGCGGGGGCGGCGCGTGGATCACCGGCGTCAACCTTCCGATGCTGCTCGACTTCGTCTTTCACCGCGAAATGCCGCTCGAGGCGCTCGTCCCCCGCCTTCTCCGGAAGGGACGGGCCGGACAGCGCGCCCACCCGTCCCCGCCGTCCGGAACCGACTGAGCACGAACCGTGGCGCTCGAACTCCTCCGGATCGATGAGCGTCTGATCCACGGCCAGGTGCTCGTGGGCTGGGGACGTCCCCTGGACCTCGACTTCTACGTCATCGTCGACGAACCTCTCGCTTCCAGCGCGTGGGAGCAGGAGCTCTGGGCCAGCGCCCTCGACGACGAAGAAAGCGCCGAGTTCCTCGGGGTGGACGAGGCAGCGCGGCGCTTCGGGGAACTGAGCGCCCGGGTGGAGCGGGGCGCGCTCCTGACGCGGGATACGGCGACGATGCGGGCACTGGCCGAGCGTGGGTGCCTCGACGGGCGGACGGTGAACGTGGGAGGCGTGTACGCCGCGGCAGGGCGGAGGAAAATCCTCGACTACGTCCACCTCTCGCCGGAAGAGGTCGAGGACCTGCGGGCGATCGGTGAGCACGCTGCCGTGAGCGCCCGCAACCTCCCCACCGCACCCGAGGTCCGTCTCGACGCGCGGAAGCTCCGATGACCGGGGTCGAGCTCACGGTCGGCGACTGGGCGCTGGCCTGTCTGCTCGGCGCGGTCATCGGTCTCGACGAGGTGTCCTGGCCCCAGGCCATGTGGTCCCGGCCCATCGTGGCCGGCACGCTGGGAGGCATGCTTTTCGGGGCGCCCGCCGCCGGTTGCCTGGTCGGAGTCTGGCTGGAACTCGTCCTGTCGCGACATCCCTCCTTCGGCGGCGCGCGGCATCCGGAGGCCGGGCCGGCCTCTTTCACGGCGGGGGCGGCGTACGCGATCGCCGGCGGCGGCACCCCGGGCGGGATCGTCGCCGCGGTCGCGGTCGGGTGGGCGGTCGGGTGGACGGGCGCGTACTCGGTGACCCTCCTCCGGCGCGTGACGCCGCGCCTCGTCTCGCGGCCCGAAGGCTTTGGCGGGGGGGGCGCCGCCCTCGCGCGACGCCATAGGCTGGCGATGGCCCTGGACGGGTTGCGCGCAGGATTCCTCGTCGCCGCGCTGCTCGTGCCGTCGACGCTGTTCGTGCGTCTGCTGTCGACGCAGCCACCGGGCGCCGCGTGGTGGCCCGTCGTGGCGGGGCTCGGACTCGCCGGAGCCGCGGGCGTCGGGGCTCGCGGGCTCGGCGCGCGAGCCCGCCACTGGCCCGCGCTGGCGGCCGGATGCGTCCTGGGGACGGTCCTCGCCCGGGTGCTCTCGTGAAACCGCGCAGAAGGGATTTCGCACGCGCCATCCTGCGCAGCTTTTCCATCCAGGGTTCATGGAACGACCGCACGATGACGGGGCCCGGACTTGCGCATGCGCTGGCGCCGCTTCTGGCGCGGATCCACGCGGGCGATCCGGCCGCGTTCCGGCAGGCCGTGCAACGTCATTCGCGAGCCTTCAACGCGCATCCGTACCTCGCTCCCGTCGCGATCGGGGCCATCGCGCGCCTCGAATTCGATGGCGATGACCCCGACACCCTGTCGCGCTTCCGTTCCGCCCTCCGCGCGCCGCTTGGGGCGCTGGGCGACGGGGTCGCGTGGGCCGGATGGCGGCCCTTCTGCACATCCGCCGCGGCCATCGGGTTCGTGCTTGGACTCGACGCCCCGGTCGCGGCCGGCGCGTTCCTCGTTCTGTACAATGCCGGCCACCTCGCCCTCCGCATCTGGGGGCTGCGCTGCGGCTGGAGGTCCGGCCGGTCCGTGGCCTCCGCGTTGAAGCGCGCGCCGCTGCGCCGGCTGGAGAGAGCGTTCGTGTTCGCGAACCAGGTGCTCATCGGAGCCCTCGCCGCGCTGCTCATCGGCCAGCTTCCCGGAGCCGGCCTCGTCCCCTGGCGGGACGGCGGTGCAGTCATCGTGGCGCTAATGGGTTATCTTGTCCCCCGACACATCTCGGCGGTCGCCATGGCGAGCCTCCTCGCCGCGTGCGCGGTGTGGCTCCTGTGAGCGTCCCGACAGGCGGTGCAGCCTGCCGCGACGCGCGGCCCGACGCCGATCGTTCGCTCGACCGGAGCGGAAGGTTTCTGTGACGATGCGACACGAAGCAGCGGTACGTATTCGGAACCGGCTGGGGCTGCACGCCCGTCCGGCCGCGGAGTTCGTTAAGCTTGCGAGCCGGTTCCGTGCCGAGGTGAGGGTCGA
Proteins encoded in this region:
- the ribD gene encoding bifunctional diaminohydroxyphosphoribosylaminopyrimidine deaminase/5-amino-6-(5-phosphoribosylamino)uracil reductase RibD — encoded protein: MTARGFDPISGAPPSRTEDLRHMREALAVAPRGQGRVSPNPLVGAVVARGNQVFGTGWHAEYGGDHAEVVALREAGSRAAGATLYVTLEPCRHEGQTPPCTTAIIRSGVRRVVIACRDPNPEARHGAEELRQAGLDVEIGIEENAAKRLNAAFLWFHQRWVPFASLKLALSLDAKLGEESVRTPVTGIRALDEVHRLRSCHDAILIGSNTIEIDDPLLTARGEVVPRVPPIRAVLDTTLRLRTSSQLVRTASQAPVWAFADPETDGFDERAGPLRDAGVEVIGVPRSGDHRLDLSAVWNEMAIRGVLSVLVEGGGQVAASLLRDGHIQRIHAFIAPMFYGRDGVPAFPGLDPSTPGDWLPVQRESLGQDTHIVFEHRQLQETLDNL
- the nusB gene encoding transcription antitermination factor NusB translates to MTPASRTHVHSRARSWALNLLYAWEVGGKGTPLEHAAQSLVHRRMSDRYRPHVRRLLETASRHLDEIDATIAHHASNWRIERLHAIDRNILRIGIAELLWFEDVPPKVAIHEALKLARRYGSPGSPRFLNGVLDAVLKAREAGS
- a CDS encoding glycosyltransferase family 4 protein, with the translated sequence MARPLRILLLNWQDRENPEAGGAEVHLHEIFGRLAARGHLVRAVVSGWPGAAPSATLDCIDFRRVGNRHSYAWRGRRAAREVVHDFAPDILVEDINKIPLYSPRWAGVPVVALVPHLFGATAYAEASIPVATAVWAAERAIPRVYRNCPFQAISESTALDLTKRGLLARDITVIPPGIDHDTYCPDPATERAEAPTLLYVGRLKRYKGLDLLLEALSRLSGRLPDARLVIAGRGSDERRLRRLVRGAELSHRVRFLGYISEEEKVAWLRRAWAVVYPSPKEGWGMTNVEAAACGTPVIASDSPGLRESVAAGESGVLAPHGNVAAWVAAIDELLGQPSVRKQLGRGGIAHAARFSWSRAADETEAHLYQSLEPR
- a CDS encoding bifunctional 3,4-dihydroxy-2-butanone-4-phosphate synthase/GTP cyclohydrolase II; protein product: MPADTVEAAIARIRSGGLVIIADDEDRENEGDLVCAAALATPETINFMARHARGLICLAMPDEMADRLDLPLMTDDRLADPNKTAFTVSIDARQDFGVSTGISAQDRARTIRVAVDPQTRPTDLMRPGHIFPLRSRPGGVLQRVGQTEASVDLARLAGLTPAGVICEILNEDGTMARRPDLEKFAAEYDLPFITVAALVSYRLRTESLVRRVAEADLPTPWGDFRIVGYANEVDGREHVALVRGDVAGAEDVPVRVHSRCLTGDVFHSHRCDCGSQLEAAMRMVVEAGAGVIVYLDQEGRGIGLLNKLRAYELQDEGHDTVEANEALGFPPDLRNYGIGAQILVDLGLRSIRVLTNNPKKLAGLEGFGLVIRDRLPLEFGGVDDRLVRYLRTKREKLGHLTESA
- a CDS encoding riboflavin synthase translates to MFTGIIRAVGEVAGRERRKTGLRLTIARVPFIERLRDGDSVSLAGVCTTVVALGEASFDVDVVEATLERTTVGSWRVGDLVNLEPALCAGDPLGGHMVQGHIDGVGTVAAARWEAGSGRLEIELPGGLERVTVPQGSFAVDGVSLTVNRLSGTIARFAIIPYTWTHTTLGRLVSGASVNLEADLIGKHVARALRPHAAPADS
- the ribH gene encoding 6,7-dimethyl-8-ribityllumazine synthase, which encodes MKEYEGAASGTGRRVCILVSRFNSRVTERLLEGAARATLECGVAEKDVDIVYVPGAWELPLAAQRAVTRGYAAIVALGCVIRGETAHFDHVSRAATDGLAKVQLDSGVPIGLGVLTPDTLEQALARAGGELGNAGSEAARAALRMADLHERLGA